The Streptomyces sp. V4I8 genome includes the window GCAGTCGCGGATGCCGTACGGCTGGTCGGTCGGCTCCTGGACGACCTCGGCGCCGCTCGCCTGCACCTTCTCGAAGGTGTCGTCGACGTCGGCGGTGGCCAGCAGGATCCAGCCGTAGGTGCCCTTGGCCATCATCTCGGCGATGGTGCGGCGTTCGTCCTCGGTGATGCCGGGGTCGGCGGCTGGGGGCGCGAGGAGGATGGACGTGGCGGGCTGGCCGGCGGGGCCGACCGTGATCCAGCGCATCCTGCCCTGGCCGACGTCGGTACGGACCTCGAAGCCGAGGGCGTCGCGGTAGAAGGCCAGGGAGGCCTCCGGGTCGTCGTGCGGAAGAAAGCTGGCGTGAATCGAGATGTCCATGCCCGTCACGCTAGCCGTGGCAGGGGGGCGCCGCTTCTCGATTCCTGACCTGTACCGGGACCAGCCTTTTCCTTCGCTCCCTGAGGAGGCTCGGAGACCAGCTCAAGCTGAGCGGCGAGGCTCGGTCCGCCCTTCGACGAGGTGCTGTTCCATCGCCGTGAGATCCCAGTTCATCAGGATGCTCATCGGGGACATTCCCAGGCTCTCGTAGAGGCGTCTGTTCTCGGTGTCCTCCCCCAGCAGGTTGATACGCAGCCCCTTCGCTCCGTTTGTCAGAGCCGACGCAGCACATGCGCGCATGACGGACTTTCCGTACCCGCGGCCGCGGTGGGCGGCATCGACCTCCATGTTCAGGATCATGGCGTATCGATTGTCGGCGGAACCCCTCAGGGCATACCACAGCCGACCTATCGGGGATGCTTCGCCGTCCGCCGTGATCATGTAGAGGTGGTTGTCCGGTGTTTCAAGGCCCTGGGGGAGAAGCCGGCTGAACTCGTTGTGAGCACGCAGCTGTGCCTCGTCCAAGGAAGTCACGCCTGCCGCGGCGGTTCGGGAGGCGTAGTCCGCCACGACGTAGGGGACGTAGGCGTCGAAGTCCTCCCGGGTCATGAGGGCCAGGGCCACCGACGATTCTGCGCGGGTCATCATCGTGTTCCACATGGCGAAAGTGGGGCACATTCTTTTACACCACTTGGTGAACGTTTCCCCCTCAACCCACCCCACCCGGCCCCCGCCCCGCCCGCGCAGCGATCCCCCGGAAATGGACGGCCATGGCCCTCTGCGCACCCTCGATGTCGCCCGCGCGCAGGGCGGTCACGATGTCCCGGTGCCAACGGGCGGTGAGGTCGGGGGACGGGTCGTCGGTCCGGCCCCGGGCGCCGGAGACCCGCCGGAAGACAGTCCAGAACGCGGCGAGCAGCTGCGGCACCAGGTCGTTGCCGAGCGACGCGTACAGCAGCTCATGGAACTCCCGGTCCAGGTCGGGAAAGGCCCGCCCCGCCCGCCCCGCCGCCTCCATCCGGGACACGACCGCATCCAGCCGGTCCAGCTCCTCCTCGGTCACCGTCGCCGCCACCCGCCGGATCAGCCCCTCCTCCAGTACCTCCCGCACCTGAAGGATCTCGGCCAGCGCCCCCGAGTCGTCGTGGTCGTGCCGGGCGAGCGTGCGGAAGGTCAGCCCGTCGATCAGCGGCGTCAGCGAGGCCTGGCCGACATACGTGCCGTAGCCGTGCCGGATCTCCACGATGTCGAGCGCCTGGAGGGCCTTGAGCGCCTCGCGGACGGAGTTGCGGCTGACGCCGAGGTCGTCCATGAGCTCGGCCTCGGTGGGCAGGAGGGCGCCGGCCCGGAGCCTGCGGTCGATGATCAGCTGCATGACCTGGCGCTGGATCCGGCTGTTCCTGGACTCCTCGGACGTACGACTGTTCCTGGGCTGCCCGGGCATGCGGCGCATCGTACGCACACCTGGACGTCCCACGTCCCATGTCTGCGGGACGAGGGTCTGACAGGGGGTCAACTCGCGCCATTTCACAGCGCCATTGGTCCGACCTGTGGCAGATGCGCCATTCGTGTGAGCTCCCTTGACCACCCCCACCACCCCACCTATGGTCGCGCTGACCGGGAGGACGTAGGACGTCGTATCTCCTCCCCGGACCACAGCACGAACCCATCGCCGGAGCACACACCATCCGCTGGAGGACCCGTGCGCGACGTGACCCACGACGTGCCGGCGCTGCACCGCCGGTCGTTCCTGAAGCACACCGGCGCGCTGGGCGCGGCCGCCGCCGTCTCCGCGTCGCTGTCGGCCTGTTCGTCGGGGCCGGAGTCCACGAACGAGACCGGCGGGGGCGGTGGCCAGGACCGGACGCTGACGGCGGTCATCGGCTACGGCAACGACGGCAGCTGGGACCCCACCCAGACGGCGTCCGCCTTCTGCATGGCCGCCAACAACCACATCTACGAGGGTCTCCTCGACACCGACCCGATCTCCCGGGAGCCGTACGCCGCGCTCGCCACCCAGGTGCCGGCCGACCCGAACGCCACGTCCTGGACGTTCACCCTGCGCGCGGGCGCCAAGTTCCACGACGGGAAGCCGGTCACGGCCGACGACGTGGTCTTCGTCTTCGACCGGATCCTCGACCCGAAGACGCAGACCCTCGCCAAGGGGTTCTTCGCGAGCTGGCTGAAGGAAGTGCGGAAGATCGACGCGCAGAACGTCGAGCTGGTGCTCAAGTTCCCCTTCCCGGACGGGATTTCGCGGCTCACCCTCGCCAAGATCATGCCCAAGCACGTCTTCTCCCAGCCGGGTGCCTGGGAGGAGGCCATCAAGGGCAAGGCGATCGGCTCGGGGCCGTACCGGCAGACCGCGCACCACCCGAAGTCCAACACCACCTTCGAGGCCTTCGCCGACTACAACGGCCCGCGCAAGCCCGCGTTCAAGAAGATGAACTGGCTGACGATCGTGGACGCGGCGCCGCGCGTGGCCAGGATCTCGGGCTCCAGTGCCGGTGCGCAGATCTCCGACAACATCCCGTACGCCAATATCCAGCAGTTGGAGAGCGGCGGGCTCACGGTCGCGGGCGGCGCGGGGATGAACAACCTGTTCCTGATGTTCAACACCCGGCACAAGCCCTTCGACGACGTACGGGTCCGCCAGGCGCTGCACTACGCCATCGACACCGGGAAGATGATCGAGGTCGCCCTCAAGGGGCACGGGAAGCCGTCCAGCTCCTTCCTCAACGGGGCCAACCCCAGCTACCGGCGCGCGAAGACCGTCTACGACCACGACCCCGACAAGGCGAAGGCACTGCTGAAGGAAGCCGGGGTCAGCGGCCTGGAGATCGAGATCCTGGCCGTCAACGTGAGCTGGATCGTGGACTGTCTGCCGACCATCAAGGCGTCCTGGGACGCGATCGGCGTCAGGACGACCCTCTCCCCGCAGGAGACGACGGCCGTCTTCACCAAGATGGACCAGAAGCAGGACTACCAGGTGGTCGCCGCCGCCTCGAACCCCAACCAGTTCGGCCTCGACGCCGACCTGATCATGCACTACAACTACGGCCCCGAGAACCTGTGGATGCAGTACACGCGGTGGGCCGGCAACTCCGTCGCCAAGGCGCTCTTCAAGGACATGGACCGGGCCACCCAGGAGCCGGACACCGAGAAGAAGAAGACGATGATCCAGGACTACATCGACGTCGTCGCCGAGCAGGCCGTGCTGTACCCGGTCGTCCACAACGAGCTGATGACGGCCTGGAACGCCAAGCAGCTGACCGGCATAAGGGCACAGCCGTATCCCGGCATCAACCTCCTCCAGGCCAAGTGGTCCTAGGGCCCGGGAGTCCCTGAGTGGTCACCGTCGTCAGGATCCTCGCCCGTCGCGTCGCGCTGCTCGTGCCGCTGATGCTCGGCATCGTGCTGTTCGTGTTCCTGGTCATGCGGTTCTCGGACGTCGACCCGGCGTCCGCGTTCTTCCAGGGCGCCAACCCCACCGCCCAGCAGCTGCACGACTTCCGCGAGGAGAACGGCCTGCTGGATCCCCTCCCCGTCCGCTACGTCGCCTTCATCGGCGACCTGCTCCACGGCGACCTGGGCATCAGCGCCCTGACCCGGGCGCCGGTCGTCGACCAGGTCATGACCGCGCTGCCGCTCACCCTCCAGCTCACCTTCCTGGGCCTGGGCATCGCGGTCGTACTGTCGCTGCTCGGCGGCGTCACGGCGGCCATCTACCGTGACCGTCTGCCCGACCAGATCATCCGGGTCGTGTCCCTGACGGGTGTGGCCGCGCCCGGCTTCTGGCTGGCGCTGCTGATGATCCAGTACCTGGCCGTCGACCTCGGCTGGTTCCCGACCGGCGGCTACATCAACCCGGCGGACTCCCTCACCGGCTGGCTGAAGACCATGACCCTGCCCGCCTTCGCCCTGTCGCTGCCGGTGGCGGCGCAGCTGACGCGGATCGTGCGCACGGCGGTGGTGGAGGAGCTGGACAAGGACTACGTCCGCACGGCGATCGGCAGCGGGCTGCCGCCGCGGGTGGTCGTGGGCCGGAACGTGCTCAGGAACGCCCTCATCAATCCGCTGACCGTCCTCGGCCTGCGCGTCGGCTATCTCCTCGGCGGCGCGGTGGTCATCGAGACGATCTTCTCCCTCCCCGGGATGGGGAAGCTGATGATCGACGCCGTGAAGAACGGTGACCCGGCGGTGGTCCAGGGCGTCGTCCTCACGACGGCGACCGGTTTCGTCGTCGTCAACCTGGTCATCGACATCCTGTATCTGCTGGTCAACCCGCGCCTGCGGGAGGCGACGTGACGTTCAACCGCAAGCGCCTCGCCGAGGCGCTGTCCCGGCCCGGCATCCGGCTGCGCGGCTGGCGCCGGCTGCCGCTGCTGTCGAAGGTCGCCGTCTGCTTCCTGGCGGTCGTGGTTTTGCTGGCCCTGCTCGCCCCGCTCCTCGCCCCGCACGACCCGCTCGACCAGCAGCCCCCCGTCGACGGCACCGGGCACCCGTCCGCCGACCACTGGATGGGCCAGGACAGCCTCGGCCGGGACATCCTCAGCCGGCTGATGTACGGCGCCCGCTGGTCGCTGGCGATCGGGCTCGGCGCGACCGGGCTCGCGCTCCTCGTGGGCGCCCTGCTCGGCGCCGTCGCCGCCACCTCCCGCAAGGCCGTCGACGAGACGCTGATGCGCTGCCTCGACGTGGTGATGGCGTTCCCGGGCATCGCGCTGGCCGCCGTACTCGTCGCGGTCTTCGGCGGCGGCATCACCGTCCTGATCTGCGCGATCGCCTTCCTGTTCACGCCCCCGGTGGCGAGAGTCGTCCGGGCGAACGTGCTCGACCAGTACGGCGAGGACTATGTGACGGCGGAACGGGTCATCGGCGCCCGCACGCCCCACATCGTCATCCGGCACGTGGCGATCAACTGCGCCGCCCCGGTCCTGGTGTTCTGCACCGTGCAGGTGGCGGAGGCGATCGTCTTCGAGGCGTCGCTGTCCTTCATCGGCGCGGGCGTGCGACCGCCGGACCCCTCCTGGGGCAGTGTCATCGCCGACGGCAAGAACATGGTGCTGACCGGCGGCTGGTGGGCGACCGTCTTCCCCGGCCTGCTGATGCTGGTGACGGTGCTCTCGCTGAACATCCTCTCCGAGGGCGTCTCGGACGCGTGGGCGGCGCCCTCGGCGCGCGAGGTCGACGTACGGGACGACAACGACCGGCTGGAGGCGCCGGAGCCGGGCAGCGGGGAGGTGCTGCAGCTGCCGGGCCTGACGGAGGCGGCGGCGCGGCTGCGGGCACGGGCCCGGCCGTTGCCCCAGGGGCAGCTTCCGGTACTCGCCGTCGAGAACCTGGCGATCGGCTTCGAGGGGCGTCATTCCGGCGTGGACATCGTCGACGGCATCAGCTTCGAGGTGCGGCCCGGTGAGGTGCTGGGCCTGGTCGGCGAGTCGGGCTGCGGCAAGTCGCTGACGGCCCTCGCGGTGATGGGCCTGGAGCCGAAGGGCGCCCGGGTGCGCGGCCATGTCCGGTTCAACCAGCGGCAGTTGGTGGGCGAGCCGATGCGGGTGCGCCGCAAGCTGCTGGGCCACGAGATGGCGATGATCTACCAGGACGCCCTGTCGTCCCTGAACCCGGCGATGACGATCCGCGCCCAGCTCAAGCAGGTCGTTCGCCGCGGCGGCCGCCGTACCCCCCACGAGCTCCTGACCATGGTCGGCCTCGACCCCGAACGCACCCTGCGCAGCTACCCGCACGAACTCTCCGGCGGCCAGCGTCAGCGCGTCCTGATCGCCATGGCCCTGTCCCGCGACCCGAAGCTGATCGTCGCCGACGAGCCGACGACCGCGCTGGACGTCACCGTCCAGGCGCAGGTCATAGAGCTGCTGCTGAGGCTGCGGGAGGAGCTGGGCTTCGCCCTGATCCTGGTCTCGCACGACCTCGCGCTGATCGCGGACGTCACCGACCGGGTGGTCGTGATGTACGGCGGACAGATCGTGGAGACCGGCGTGACCGCCGACCTGGTGGAGGCACCGGCACACCACTACACGCGCGGCCTGCTCGGGAGTGTGCTCTCGCTGGAGTCGGCCCAGGAGCGGATGACGCAGATCAAGGGCGTGGTCCCCTCCCCCGCCGACTTCCCGGCGGGCTGCCGCTTCGCGGACCGCTGCCCGCTGGCGAGCGAGGTGTGCCGCACGACGGCACCGGACCTGGTGGGAACACCGGCACACACGGCGGCCTGCCACCACCCGGCGATCCTGCTGGCGCCGACGGATCGCGAGGAGAGCGGGGTCGTGCAGTGAACGCGCTGGTGGAGCTGTCGGACGCGCACGTCGTGCACAGGGCACGCAGCGGCGGGCTGTTCACCCGGGACAAGGTGTACGCCCTGACCGGCGCCGACCTCACCATCGCGCCCGGCGAGACGGTGGGCGTGGTCGGTGAGTCGGGATGCGGCAAGTCGACGCTGGCGAAGGTGCTGGTGGGCGTGCAGCGGCCGACGGCCGGGAGCGTCGCCTTCCGGGGACGGGACCTGTGGGCCATGACCCCGGCCGAGCGCAGGACGGCGGTCGGCGCCGGCACGGGCATGATCTTCCAGGACCCGTCGACGGCCCTGAACCGCCGCCTGCCGGTCCGGCAGATACTGCGGGACCCACTGGACGTGCACGACCGGGGAACGAAGGCCCAACGCGAGGAACGGGTAAGGGAGTTGATGTCCCTGGTCGGCCTGCCCCGCGCCCTCACCGACGCCCTCCCCGGCCAGCTGTCGGGCGGCCAGCGGCAACGTGTCGCGATCGCCCGGGCCTTGGCCCTGGACCCCGACCTGGTGGTGGCGGACGAGCCGACGAGCGCACTGGACGTGTCGGTCCGGGCCCAGATCCTGAACCTCCTGCTGGACCTCAAGGAGCGGCTGGGCCTGGCCCTGGTCTTCGTCTCCCACGACATCCAGACGGTGCGCCGGATGAGCGATCGCGTGATCACGATGTACCTGGGCCGGATCGTCGAGGAGGCCCCGGCGACGGGGGTCACCGACGGCTCCCGCCACCCGTACACCCGCGCCCTGTTCTCCGCGACCCCCGGCCTGCTGGACCCCATCGACCCGATCCCGCTGACCGGCCCGGTGCCGTCGGCGACCCGGCCGCCGAGCGGGTGTCCCTTCCGGACGCGGTGCTGGAAGGCGGACGGGGTGTGCGCGGGGGAGATGCCGGACTTCACGGCCGCGTCGAGCGCGGAGCACCGTTACAGGTGCCACCATCCGGTGGAGGAGGGCGAGGCCACCCGCGACCTCGTACGACAGAGCAACCTTGCCAAGGAGCCTTGATGACCCCCCACCCGTCGCCCACCACCGCCCTTGCAAGGCCGCGCTTCGCGCCTTTTTCATTCCCGCTCACCGGTGTCGTCCCGCCCGTCTGCACGCCCCTGACACCGGACCGCGAGGTGGACGTCCCGTCCCTGCTCAGGCTGATCGACCACCTGGTGGAGGGCGGGGTGCACGGCCTGTTCGTGCTCGGCTCGACGTCGGAGGTGGCGTATCTGACGGACCGGCAGCGGAAGCTGGTCGTCGAGTCGGCGGTGGGGCATGTGGGCGGTCGGCTTCCTGTCCTGGCCGGCGTGATCGACATGACGACCCCGAGGGTCCTGGACCATGTACGGGAGGTCACGGCGGCGGGAGCGGACGCCGTGGTGGCGACCGCCCCCTTCTACGCCCGCACCCACCCCGCCGAGATCGCCCGCCACTACCGCCTGATCGCGGCGGCCTCCCCGGTGCCGGTCATCGCCTACGACCTCCCGGCCGGCGTCCACACCAAACTCCCCGCCGACGTGATCCTCGGCCTCGCCGCCGAGGGCGTCCTGGCGGGGCTGAAGGACTCCAGCGGCGACCTGGCCGCCTTCCGCGAGGTCGTCGTCGGCGCCCGCATCCGTCCCGACATCCGCGACTTCAGCGTGCTGACCGGCTCCGAGCTCATCGTCGACGCGGCGCTCGCGATCGGCGCGGACGGGGCGGTGCCGGGCCTGGCCAACGTCGACCCGCACGGCTACGTCCGCCTCGACCGCCTGTACCGCTCCGGCGACCTGGAGTCGGCCCGGGCCGAACAGGAGCGGCTGTGCGGGCTGTTCGGCATGGTGACGGTCGGGGACCCCGGGCGGATGGGCGGCAGCTCGTCGGCGCTGGGCGCGTTCAAGGCCGCGCTTCATCTGCGCGGGGTCATCGACTGTCCGGCGACGGCGGAGCCTCAGGTGCCGCTGTCGCCGGAGGAGGTGGAGGGCGTGGGGAAGTTCCTCGCGGGGGCCGGGCTGCTCTAGACAGCCCGGCCCCCGCGTCCCCCGGTTTCCCCCGTTCCCCCGTTCCCCCGTCAGTGCCGGTGGATCAGGCGGCCCAGCTGCCGGTGGACTTCGCGTCCGAGCGGAACTCGAAGGCGAACCGGGCGCCGTCCCGCACGTTCGTGGCGATCACGTTCCACTGCCCGGCGCGGGCGAGGGTGTAGTTCGCCTGGCACTCCTGGCGGCCGTTGGTCTCGAAGCAGACCTTCACGTACCGGTTGGTGTTGGGCTTGATGTTGATGTCGGAGCAGGCGCTGGACGTGCTGAACACATCGCCCGCCGGGAGCCAGTACGTACCGGCCGGCTTGAGGTAGCCGTTCGCGCTGCCGTAGCAGGAAGCCGCCGCGAAGTCGCGTGCCTGGGCCGCCGGAGCGAGGCCGATGGCGCCGCCCGCGAGCACGGCCGAGATCGCGGTCGCGGCGATGCGCTGACGCATGGGCATGACGTATCCCCCTGGGATCGGGTCGGGTGGGTGAGTGCTCCGGCCGGGGCAGCACCGAGCCTGCCGGGGCGGGCCGGGCAGGGACAAGGGCCGTCGCTGTCCCGGACAGCCCTCTCGCTGTCCGGCCTGGTCAGCGCCCTGTCCGGGTCCTGTCCGGGGCTTGCCCAGGCCTTGTCGGGACCATGAGGACGGTGGCGGGAAACGGGATTGTGCGGCCGTCCGAGCGGGGCCGACGATGTGCGACATGGAGACCAGGGGGGATGCGGGTCCTCAACATGCGCGTGACACCGACGAGTTCATCGCGGCGATGCGGGGGCTCAAGGAACGGGCGGGGCTGACGTACCGCCAGTTGGAGGAGCGTGCCGCCGAGCACGGCGAGGTGTTGCCGCGCAGCACCCTGGCCGATGTGCTGCACGGCCGGACCCTGCCGCGTCCGGAGCTGCTGGCCGCCTTCGTCCACGCCTGCGGGGACGGCGAGCGGGCGGCGCAGTGGCTGGCGGTCCGGGACGACCTCGCCGCGGGGAAGGTCGCCGACGACAGGGGCGAGAGTCCGAGGCGGGGCGCGCGCCTCGGCGCTCGGGTGCTCGGGGTTCCCGTCCTGCCGGCGTCGGCGGTTCTGGTGGCGGTTCTGGCCGCCGCCGTCTGGGCGCTGGTCTCCTCCCGGGACGACGGCGGCAGGAAGGGCGCCGGGGGCGCGGGCGTCGCCGCGACCGACGCCCGGTCCCCGCTCCCTCAGGGCCGTACGCAGATCCGTCCGGCCCTGACGAACGGCCTTTGCCTGACGGACGGTTACGGCAGCCGGTACGAGTCACTGGTCGCGGTGCAGCGGCCGTGCGACGAGGTCGCGCCCCAGGAGACGACCCTGGTTCCGCTCGGCGGGAACACCTTCCGGATCCGCTGGTACCACCCCGACCACGGCCCCGGCTGTCTGACGGCCCTGGCCGAGGGGCCGGGCGCCGGGCTGCTGGAGCCGTGGGACGACTGCCGACGGACGACCCCGTTCCGGATCGAGCCGGCCGGGCCTGACGGAAGCCGTCGGTACTCGCTGCGGGTCGACGGCCGGGGCTGCGTGGCCATCAGGGACGCCGACCTCTCGGAGGGAGCCGAGGCCGTGGTGGAGCCGTGCCGGCCGAAGGACAGCCAGGTCTTCGTCATCCGGCCGTCGCCGTGACCGCCCCTGGGAGCCCGTCGGCCGGCAGCCTGCGGAACTCGATCGACTCGTACGGCCCCGCCACTCCCGTCTCGTACAGGATCCCGACCGTGCGCCGACCCAGCGGCACCAGGTCGGAGTAGGCCGCTCGCTGCTGGGACAGCGTCAGCGCCTTGGTGAAGGTCGCTCCGCCGTCCGTGCTGCGCCACACGGCCATCGACTGGCGGGCGGTCGGGACGGACGGGCCGGAGAAGATCAACGGGGCCTCCGCGCCGGGGAGTTGGAGGACACTGCCCTCCACCACCGGGACGTCGTTCAGCGTGGCCTGGACGGTGTACGGGCGGTCCAGGGTCTCGCCGCCATCGGTCGAGTGGCTGTCGAGGCGGTTGCCGGCGCTCGTGCCGAGTTGGTCACGGGAGTTGAAGTACAGCCTGCCGTCGGGGAGTTCGGCGGCCGTGGACTCGTTGGCGTTGCTGACCCCGTCGTACGACTCGTCCACGAAGCCCAACTGCCAGGTGCGCCCGCCGTCGTCGCTGTGGATGGCGTGGGCGCCGTAGTACTTGGGCTCCTGGCCGGTGTCGGCGGAGCCGGGCGGCGGGGCCGCCGAGTGGTTCGACGGCACGACCAGCCGCCCCGAGTGCGGCCCCCGCCTCAGCGCGATCGCGTGCCCCGGCCCTGTCGCGTACCACCGCCAGTTCGCCGGCTTCACCGCGCCCGTGATGTCCCGCGGCGCGCTGAACCGGCGCCCGTCGTCCACGCTCCGCTGGACGAACACCCGGCGGCTCTGCTCCGCCGTCGCCTCGCCCCGCATGATCTGCACCTCCGTCACATCACCGCTGTTGTAGGAGGTGACGAGGACGATCGCGCCCGTACGGGGATCCACCACCGGGGACGGGTTGCCGCGCGTGTCCCCGTCCCCGGCGGCGACCACCGTCACCGGACCCCACGTACAGCCGCCGTCGAGGGAGCGTCTGAGGACGACATCGATGTCGCCGGTGTCGCCCGCGCCGTCGTGCCGGCCCTCGGCGAAGGCCAGGACCGTGCCGCGCCGGGTCGTGATCGTCGCCGGGATGCGGTAGGTGTCGTAGTCGCCCTCGCCCGAGACGTACGGGACGGAGGACGTGCAGCCGGGGTCCGCCGAGGCGGTGCCGGTCGTCGTGAGCGGGGTGGTCAGGAGGACCGCGGTGACGAGGACTGTGCGGCTCAGGATGGTCATCGAGTTCCCTCGAGTTCCCTTGACGGAGTGTCAGCATTGACCTGTCCGTCACAGGCTTCCCGGAGTCACCATCCCCGACTCGTACGCCACGATGACCAACTGTGCCCGGTCGCGCGCTCCGAGCTTCCCCATGATGCGGCTGACGTGGGTCTTCGCCGTCAGCGGGCTGAGTCCCAACGCCTCGGCCACCTCGGTGTTGTTGAGACCGCGCGCGACCAGGGTCAGCACCTCGCGCTCGCGTTCGGAGAGGCATTCGGGCCCGGCCGCCGTGGGCGCGGAGGGGCTGCGCAGGAACCGCTCGATCAGCCGTGCGGTGGGCCCGGGTGAGAGCAACGACTCCCCTGCCGCCACCGTGCGGATCGCGTCGAGGAGTTCGGCCGGGCGGGTGTCCTTGACGAGGAAGCCGGAGGCGCCGGCGCGCAGCGCGTCCACGATGTTCTCGTCGGTGTCGTAGGTGGTGAGGACCAGGACCCGCACCCCGGCCAGGTCGTCGTCGGCCGCGATCAGCCGGGTCGCCTCGATGCCGTCCAGGTCGGGCATGCGGATGTCCATCACGACGAGGTCGGCGCGGGCGCTGCGGGCCAGTTGCGCGGCCTCCCGGCCGGTGGCCGCCTGGCCGACGACCGCCATGTCGGGGGCCGACTCGACCAGCATGGCGAACGCCTCCCGGACGAGCGTCTGGTCGTCCGCGAGCAGGACGCGGATCATCGGTCTCCTCCCCCGCCGGTGACGAGGTCGGCCCCGACGGGCAGCACGGCACGCACCTCGAAACCCCCCTTGTCACGTGGTCCGGCGTCGAGTGTGCCACCCACGCTGCGGGCCCGCTCCCGCATACCGACGAGGCCGTAGCCGGAGTTCGGGGAAAGGGCGGCCGGGCAGGAGCCGTCGTCGGTGACCGACAGGTGCAGGGCGCCCCGCTCCTCGTAGAGCTCTATGCGCACGGCCGGTTCGGGTCCCGCGTGCCGGACCACGTTCGTCAGCGCCTCCTGCACGATCCGGTACGCGGCCGCCCCCACGGCGGGCGGCGCCTGACGCACCCGTACCGCCGACTCGACCCGCGCCCCCGCGAGCCGCGCCGCCGCCACCAGGTCCGGCACTCCGTCGAGCCCGGGGAGCGGGCCCCGGGTCTCGCCCGCGACGCCCTGTTCGCGCAGGACTTCCAGCGTCGTACGGAGTTCACCGCGGGCCGTGCGGCAGGTGTCGGCGATGTCGTCGAGGGACTTCGCGATGGACCGGCGGTCCAGCCGCTGCGGGTCCGCGGCCAGCACATGCGCGGCCACCGACGTCTGCACGCCGATGAGGGTGATGCTGTGGGCCAGCAGATCGTGCAGGTCGCGGGCGATGCGCAGGCGTTCCTCGGCGACGCGGCGGCGGGCCTCCTCCTCTCGGGTGCGCTCCGCGCGCTCGGCGCGTTCGACGATGGCGGTGACGTACTGGCGGTAGTAGCGGACGTCGATGCCGCAGAAGAGGAACGCGAAGACCCAGCCGGAGATCCGCAGGAGTTCCATCGTCCCGTCGGGGTTGGTGAGGGCGTTGAGGATCAGTGTCACGCCGAGGACGGCGGCGCCGGTGAGCAGCGTGCGGCGCACCGTGCCGGTCACCGCGACCGTGTACAGCACGACCATGGTCGCGAAGATGGGCGCGGCATGGTTGTTCTCGAGGGCGTGGTACGGCGCGATGCAGACCATCACCGCGAGCAGCACCAGCAGCGGACGGTGGCGCCGCCACACCAGGGGCACGTGGGCGGCGAGCAGCAGGGTCCAGCCGAGCGCGTCGGGTCGCAGCCCCTTGTCGCCGAGCAGGGCCGTGACGGTGGCGAGGGCGGCCCATGCCACGGCGAGCAGTGCGTCGTTGCGGGTGCGGTGCGGGGCGGTCAGGGGGTCGCGGTTGATCGCCGCCATGATCCGCTCGCCGACGCGGGGACGCGCCGCTGTGGTGGTCTGCTG containing:
- a CDS encoding oligopeptide/dipeptide ABC transporter ATP-binding protein, with translation MNALVELSDAHVVHRARSGGLFTRDKVYALTGADLTIAPGETVGVVGESGCGKSTLAKVLVGVQRPTAGSVAFRGRDLWAMTPAERRTAVGAGTGMIFQDPSTALNRRLPVRQILRDPLDVHDRGTKAQREERVRELMSLVGLPRALTDALPGQLSGGQRQRVAIARALALDPDLVVADEPTSALDVSVRAQILNLLLDLKERLGLALVFVSHDIQTVRRMSDRVITMYLGRIVEEAPATGVTDGSRHPYTRALFSATPGLLDPIDPIPLTGPVPSATRPPSGCPFRTRCWKADGVCAGEMPDFTAASSAEHRYRCHHPVEEGEATRDLVRQSNLAKEP
- a CDS encoding dihydrodipicolinate synthase family protein; its protein translation is MTPHPSPTTALARPRFAPFSFPLTGVVPPVCTPLTPDREVDVPSLLRLIDHLVEGGVHGLFVLGSTSEVAYLTDRQRKLVVESAVGHVGGRLPVLAGVIDMTTPRVLDHVREVTAAGADAVVATAPFYARTHPAEIARHYRLIAAASPVPVIAYDLPAGVHTKLPADVILGLAAEGVLAGLKDSSGDLAAFREVVVGARIRPDIRDFSVLTGSELIVDAALAIGADGAVPGLANVDPHGYVRLDRLYRSGDLESARAEQERLCGLFGMVTVGDPGRMGGSSSALGAFKAALHLRGVIDCPATAEPQVPLSPEEVEGVGKFLAGAGLL
- a CDS encoding helix-turn-helix domain-containing protein, which codes for METRGDAGPQHARDTDEFIAAMRGLKERAGLTYRQLEERAAEHGEVLPRSTLADVLHGRTLPRPELLAAFVHACGDGERAAQWLAVRDDLAAGKVADDRGESPRRGARLGARVLGVPVLPASAVLVAVLAAAVWALVSSRDDGGRKGAGGAGVAATDARSPLPQGRTQIRPALTNGLCLTDGYGSRYESLVAVQRPCDEVAPQETTLVPLGGNTFRIRWYHPDHGPGCLTALAEGPGAGLLEPWDDCRRTTPFRIEPAGPDGSRRYSLRVDGRGCVAIRDADLSEGAEAVVEPCRPKDSQVFVIRPSP
- a CDS encoding exo-alpha-sialidase — translated: MTILSRTVLVTAVLLTTPLTTTGTASADPGCTSSVPYVSGEGDYDTYRIPATITTRRGTVLAFAEGRHDGAGDTGDIDVVLRRSLDGGCTWGPVTVVAAGDGDTRGNPSPVVDPRTGAIVLVTSYNSGDVTEVQIMRGEATAEQSRRVFVQRSVDDGRRFSAPRDITGAVKPANWRWYATGPGHAIALRRGPHSGRLVVPSNHSAAPPPGSADTGQEPKYYGAHAIHSDDGGRTWQLGFVDESYDGVSNANESTAAELPDGRLYFNSRDQLGTSAGNRLDSHSTDGGETLDRPYTVQATLNDVPVVEGSVLQLPGAEAPLIFSGPSVPTARQSMAVWRSTDGGATFTKALTLSQQRAAYSDLVPLGRRTVGILYETGVAGPYESIEFRRLPADGLPGAVTATAG
- a CDS encoding response regulator, which produces MIRVLLADDQTLVREAFAMLVESAPDMAVVGQAATGREAAQLARSARADLVVMDIRMPDLDGIEATRLIAADDDLAGVRVLVLTTYDTDENIVDALRAGASGFLVKDTRPAELLDAIRTVAAGESLLSPGPTARLIERFLRSPSAPTAAGPECLSEREREVLTLVARGLNNTEVAEALGLSPLTAKTHVSRIMGKLGARDRAQLVIVAYESGMVTPGSL
- a CDS encoding sensor histidine kinase, with the translated sequence MQQTTTAARPRVGERIMAAINRDPLTAPHRTRNDALLAVAWAALATVTALLGDKGLRPDALGWTLLLAAHVPLVWRRHRPLLVLLAVMVCIAPYHALENNHAAPIFATMVVLYTVAVTGTVRRTLLTGAAVLGVTLILNALTNPDGTMELLRISGWVFAFLFCGIDVRYYRQYVTAIVERAERAERTREEEARRRVAEERLRIARDLHDLLAHSITLIGVQTSVAAHVLAADPQRLDRRSIAKSLDDIADTCRTARGELRTTLEVLREQGVAGETRGPLPGLDGVPDLVAAARLAGARVESAVRVRQAPPAVGAAAYRIVQEALTNVVRHAGPEPAVRIELYEERGALHLSVTDDGSCPAALSPNSGYGLVGMRERARSVGGTLDAGPRDKGGFEVRAVLPVGADLVTGGGGDR